In Elusimicrobium sp., the genomic stretch ATGATTCGGTTGGCTTTATCCCGCGAACGGGAGGCTTTGGCTGATGCCGAGGCGGTTTTGCTTACGCGCAACCCGCAGGGGCTTGCCAAAGCCTTGTGGCGCATCAGCGAAGATAGCCGTTTGGAAACGCTGGATCGTTTGAATCTGGTGGGGGCAATGTGTATTGAAAATCCCCATGCAAAACCTACTTTTTTTGAGCGCCTTAGCGGTATCGGTAAAGCACACCCTCCGGTGGGGGAGCGTATCCATGCGCTAAACGATATGGACAGTTTATTTCTGCAAACCAAATAAAAACTCCCCGGCTTAAGCGGGGAGTTTTTCATTTTTGTCTTCTTTCAGGCTGGAATCGAAATCGAAATATTCGTAAGGTTCCAATTCAAACATTTTGGCAATTAGATTAAGCGGGATAATAGAAGTAATGGTGTTAAAATCTCTCGCCGCGCTGTTGTATTTGCGTTTAGAGTTTTGAACCTTGCGTTCTGCCTGGATAATACTTTCCTGTAACTTGATAAAGTGTTCGTCTTCCTTCATTTCGGGGTGTTTCATGGCCGCGGTAAAGACCTTTTTGAACTTTTGGGTAATCTCATTTTCGCAAACCACCCGTTCCTGCAGAGAGCGGGCTTCGCGGCAGGCTTCCTTCATGTGGCTCAGTTCGTAGATAAAAGAGCGTTCCAGTTCTTCAAATGCGGCGGCGGAAAGAGATAGGCTGGGGATAAGTTCCGCGCGGTTTTTCATGTTATTATCCAGTTGTTGCCAAGCCGTTTTGGCGGCTTGGTTTAAGGACATAAATTTTAAGTAGGCTAACATCAACAAAACCACTAACATACACATTGCGCCGAAGATAAACCAAATAATCATTTTTTTTGACCTCCCCGAAGTTGACTATTTTTCTTATTATAACTAAAATGAAAGTAGCGACCCGTCTTACTACTAAAGTATAAAATTAAACCGCCGAAAATCAAGGGACCGCCAGGCGGAGTCCCTGTCGTAAGGGACAGTGCAAAAAGTTGTGTTTGTAACGGAAGTACCGGCTCCAAAGCCGGAAATTTAGGGACTATTCATCATCACGGAGGATTCATGTTGCTGACGATTGTGTCGTTTGTCGGGTTTACGGCGTTGGTGTTGGGCTTATCGTATTACCTGACCAGAAAAAAAGATGCTTCCTCCTCGGAAGGCTACTTTTTAGCCGGAAGAGGACTCACCGGGTGGGTAATTGCGGCTTCGTTACTGCTTACCAACCTTTCCACCGAACAAATGGTGGGGCTAAACGGGCAGGGATATATGTTCAATATGTCCGGCATGGGTTACGAAGTAGGTGCTTCCTTGGCACTCATCATCGTAGCCTTTTTCTTTTTACCCCGCTATTTGAAGAAAGGTTATGCCACGATTCCGGATTTTGTGGGCGAACGCTATGATGCCGGAACCAAACAGTTTGTAAACTTTCTGTTCTTGGCCGGGTATGTGTTAATTCTCTTGCCTACGGTACTTTATTCCGGTGCCATCGGCATGGGCGGTATTTTTAACATCATGGAAACCTTCGGCCTTTCCGAGATGATGTCCATTATCGTAGTGGTCGTGGCGATTGGTATTTTGGGCTGTTTGTACACTATTTTCGGCGGCCTTCGCATTATGGCCATTGCCGATACATTAAACGGTATCGGGCTTATTATCGGCGGGTTAATGGTGCCGCTCTTTGCGTTGTCTTATGTGGGTGACGGAAATATTATCGGCGGTTTGACTGAAGTAGTCAACGCGCACCCCGAAAAATTCAACGCTATCGGCGGGCCGAAAGACCCTGTGCCGTTTGCCACCATGTTTACGGGTATGTTCCTGGTAAACTTGTTCTATTGGGGTTGCAACCAAACCATTATCCAACGCGCTCTTGCCGCTAAAAACTTAAAAGAAGGTCAAAAAGGGCTTCTTTTGGCGGCTATCTTCAAACTTTTCGGGCCGTTGTACCTGATTATCCCCGGCATTGTGGCCTTCCATATCTTCCAGGATAATCCGTTAAAAGTCGGCGATATGGCTTACCCCATGTTGGTCAACAAAGTACTTCCGGTTTATTTAATCGGTTTCTTTGCGGCGGTGCTGTTCGGTGCGATTTTAAGTTCGTTTAATGCGGCGCTTAACTCTACTTCCACGCTGTTTATGTTAAATGTCTATAAACCGCTTATTAAACCGAGTGCCACCGACCACGAACTCGTTACCAAAGGGAAATATGTGGGCATTTTGCTGGCCATTTTCTCTATGTGTGTGGCCCCGCTTATTGCCAT encodes the following:
- a CDS encoding solute:sodium symporter family transporter translates to MLLTIVSFVGFTALVLGLSYYLTRKKDASSSEGYFLAGRGLTGWVIAASLLLTNLSTEQMVGLNGQGYMFNMSGMGYEVGASLALIIVAFFFLPRYLKKGYATIPDFVGERYDAGTKQFVNFLFLAGYVLILLPTVLYSGAIGMGGIFNIMETFGLSEMMSIIVVVVAIGILGCLYTIFGGLRIMAIADTLNGIGLIIGGLMVPLFALSYVGDGNIIGGLTEVVNAHPEKFNAIGGPKDPVPFATMFTGMFLVNLFYWGCNQTIIQRALAAKNLKEGQKGLLLAAIFKLFGPLYLIIPGIVAFHIFQDNPLKVGDMAYPMLVNKVLPVYLIGFFAAVLFGAILSSFNAALNSTSTLFMLNVYKPLIKPSATDHELVTKGKYVGILLAIFSMCVAPLIAMAPQGLFNYLQMVNGFYNVPIFTLIIFGMLNKTAPAWSAKVTLIFFMIGYGLTQLGVIKTDLHFLHILAILFVVSIVFMYITGKLWPTQNRYDDNKDLKVVDTTPWNMGVVVSIAIVLCVFGVYVLFSSMGIAA
- a CDS encoding LemA family protein; translated protein: MIIWFIFGAMCMLVVLLMLAYLKFMSLNQAAKTAWQQLDNNMKNRAELIPSLSLSAAAFEELERSFIYELSHMKEACREARSLQERVVCENEITQKFKKVFTAAMKHPEMKEDEHFIKLQESIIQAERKVQNSKRKYNSAARDFNTITSIIPLNLIAKMFELEPYEYFDFDSSLKEDKNEKLPA